Proteins encoded in a region of the Leguminivora glycinivorella isolate SPB_JAAS2020 chromosome 23, LegGlyc_1.1, whole genome shotgun sequence genome:
- the LOC125238167 gene encoding uncharacterized protein LOC125238167: MNEKCNEVLQMMEERRIDVLCVNETKRKGCDTTTHGAYTAYWSGVPSSDRASKGVGVILSARMAECVNEFECVSPRLIWIRMKVGMIRIFVLGVYAPVDQGAGNSQHTQDERRMFWDEVRDVLRVCKDNERIIMLGDFNSWVGVKRVGCERVLGMHGDDRVNENGRNLLEICLEWNLCVANTMFSHKWIHLYTREAENVRKSMIDFIIVDDRMKKNVLDARVYRGSGIHTDHFLVMCRISGLFKGWRSRPRAAPSVLDRIKVECLQEESASEEYVSKLKNEFESLDDIDEIDELWSNFKNKVVSVARVVCGVSKRNKGGKVKNVWFDKEVQEAVCEKKKLWRDWLAARANQRAHKASFDEVNVAKDNYRSMKVRVKELVKRKKDELNDQMDERLSQDFQTNIKFFWKSVRLARGKSSDSELKSVKNSNGSLLNGEECILKRWQEYFESLFEREEANMLTSGLNGNLSMDEISMDEIVKALKGMKSGKAAGYDKVSAEMLKAGQGIVASQLYRLFNLCFSTGRVPKDWCKAVIVPLYKGKGSRLDCKNYRGISLLSIVGKLYAKVLIERVVRVTDEKNYWSKKRMTRDH; this comes from the coding sequence ATGAATGAGAAATGTAATGAGGTTTTGCAGATGATGGAAGAAAGAAGGATCGATGTCCTTTGTGTGAATGAGACAAAGCGGAAGGGATGTGACACCACCACACATGGGGCTTACACGGCGTACTGGTCGGGGGTGCCAAGCTCAGATCGAGCCAGTAAGGGAGTCGGTGTCATACTCTCCGCTAGGATGGCTGAATGTGTAAATGAGTTTGAGTGCGTAAGTCCCAGGTTGATATGGATTAGAATGAAAGTGGGCATGATAAGGATATTTGTGCTCGGGGTTTACGCTCCTGTAGATCAGGGAGCGGGAAACTCCCAGCATACACAGGATGAAAGGCGAATGTTTTGGGACGAAGTGAGAGACGTTTTAAGAGTGTGCAAGGATAATGAGAGGATAATAATGTTAGGTGATTTTAATAGTTGGGTAGGAGTCAAGAGAGTTGGGTGTGAAAGGGTTCTAGGTATGCATGGCGACGATAGAGTGAATGAGAATGGAAGGAACTTGTTAGAGATTTGCCTCGAGTGGAACCTTTGTGTGGCAAACACAATGTTTTCTCACAAATGGATACATTTGTACACTCGAGAGGCAGAGAACGTGAGGAAAAGTATGATTGATTTTATAATCGTGGATGATAGAATGAAGAAGAATGTTCTGGACGCTAGGGTGTATCGTGGGTCAGGTATCCATACTGACCACTTCCTGGTAATGTGCCGAATAAGTGGTCTGTTCAAAGGGTGGCGATCACGACCTCGTGCGGCCCCTAGCGTTTTAGACCGAATAAAAGTGGAATGTTTGCAAGAAGAAAGCGCAAGTGAAGAGTACGTCAGTAAATTGAAGAATGAGTTTGAAAGTTTGGATGATATAGATGAGATTGATGAATTATGGAGcaactttaaaaataaagttgtaagtGTGGCTAGGGTAGTGTGTGGTGTGAGTAAAAGGAACAAAGGAGGAAAGGTGAAGAATGTGTGGTTCGATAAGGAAGTGCAAGAGGCGGTATGTGAGAAGAAGAAGCTATGGCGGGATTGGTTAGCAGCACGAGCTAATCAAAGAGCCCATAAAGCCTCTTTTGATGAGGTGAATGTAGCGAAGGATAACTATAGAAGTATGAAAGTGCGTGTGAAAGAATTAgttaaaagaaagaaagatgAACTTAATGATCAAATGGATGAAAGATTGTCGCAAGATTTTCAGACGAACATAAAGTTCTTCTGGAAATCCGTTCGCCTAGCCAGAGGTAAGAGTTCAGACTCTGAGCTAAAATCGGTGAAAAATTCGAATGGAAGTTTGCTGAATGGGGAAGAATGTATTCTAAAGAGATGGCAGGAGTATTTTGAAAGCTTGTTTGAAAGGGAGGAAGCAAATATGCTAACCTCAGGTTTGAATGGAAACTTATCAATGGATGAAATTAGCATGGATGAGATTGTGAAAGCATTGAAAGGTATGAAATCAGGTAAGGCTGCAGGATATGACAAGGTCTCCGCCGAGATGCTGAAGGCTGGACAGGGCATTGTAGCGAGTCAGTTGTATCGCCTTTTCAATTTGTGCTTCAGTACCGGCCGGGTACCTAAGGACTGGTGCAAGGCCGTCATCGTTCCTCTTTACAAGGGAAAAGGCTCACGACTGGACTGCAAAAACTACAGGGGCATTAGCTTACTCAGCATCGTCGGAAAACTGTATGCGAAAGTGTTGATTGAGAGAGTAGTGAGAGTAACCGACGAGAAA